A stretch of Pseudoprevotella muciniphila DNA encodes these proteins:
- a CDS encoding TlpA family protein disulfide reductase, producing the protein MNKKTIITILFALAALVGQAQVKCHIEGKFVDNKWGDEVVICKMGTDLRVNDAPEWHHKAVNGRFECDIETDVPEMYEVIPYKQYVETASYYYGWFLVENGTVRIEIYGDKSPKIESTGDEGRLHQAMDSVAGVRFRNEMERINRELEEHKEKYFKPEFLSLMQIAENLDRESLPKAYVDSIEHVMDFYYDNERESYTDEGWQLFQRANSLDSLTYPFRSEYYAEHPMLWAYYHVLQSIEMLKFANVYHNFDATPHEQMVALYESKLYNLYKGHPIHEHITTALTALRFQPGKPYIDYNVRNTDGQIVPISSLIRGKVALIDLWASWCGPCRRHSKAMIPVYERYKDKGFTVVAIARERKREDMENAAKKDGYPWQSLLELNDENDVWRKNGAGNGGGAMFLIDRDGTILSTSTDAEELEPIIKKALNIE; encoded by the coding sequence ATGAACAAGAAAACCATCATCACCATACTGTTTGCACTTGCCGCCTTGGTGGGGCAGGCACAAGTGAAATGCCACATTGAAGGCAAGTTTGTTGATAACAAATGGGGCGATGAAGTCGTCATCTGCAAGATGGGGACAGACCTGCGCGTCAATGATGCACCAGAATGGCACCACAAGGCCGTGAATGGTCGCTTCGAGTGCGACATTGAAACGGATGTTCCTGAAATGTACGAGGTCATACCCTATAAACAGTATGTAGAGACCGCAAGTTATTATTATGGATGGTTCCTTGTGGAGAACGGAACGGTAAGGATAGAAATCTACGGCGACAAGTCTCCAAAGATAGAGAGTACAGGCGACGAAGGCCGATTGCATCAAGCGATGGATAGCGTTGCAGGTGTTCGTTTCCGTAACGAAATGGAGAGGATAAACCGCGAGTTGGAAGAACACAAGGAAAAATACTTCAAGCCCGAATTTCTGTCACTCATGCAAATAGCGGAGAATCTTGACAGAGAGAGTCTGCCCAAGGCATACGTTGACAGCATTGAGCATGTAATGGATTTCTACTATGACAACGAACGCGAGAGTTACACAGATGAAGGTTGGCAGTTGTTCCAGCGTGCCAATAGTTTAGATAGTCTCACCTATCCGTTCCGGTCAGAATACTATGCCGAACATCCCATGCTGTGGGCTTATTACCACGTGTTGCAGTCTATCGAAATGCTCAAATTTGCAAACGTATACCATAATTTCGATGCCACTCCCCATGAGCAAATGGTCGCACTCTACGAATCAAAACTATACAATTTGTACAAAGGTCATCCCATTCACGAGCATATTACCACAGCCCTGACAGCCCTTCGCTTTCAGCCTGGCAAGCCCTATATCGACTACAATGTCCGCAACACCGATGGTCAAATCGTTCCCATTTCCTCACTCATCCGAGGAAAGGTTGCTCTCATTGACCTCTGGGCATCGTGGTGTGGTCCCTGCCGTCGGCACAGCAAGGCCATGATTCCCGTCTATGAACGATATAAGGATAAGGGATTCACGGTCGTTGCCATTGCCCGTGAACGCAAGCGAGAGGATATGGAAAACGCAGCGAAGAAAGACGGATATCCTTGGCAGAGCCTCTTGGAACTGAACGACGAAAACGATGTGTGGCGCAAAAACGGAGCCGGCAATGGCGGAGGTGCCATGTTCCTCATCGACCGTGACGGCACCATTCTCTCCACCTCTACGGATGCTGAAGAACTGGAACCCATCATCAAGAAAGCACTGAATATTGAATAG
- a CDS encoding KilA-N domain-containing protein, translated as MAKITVQNTQITVIKQNEDDYISLTDMLKAKDGEFFFSNWLRNRNTIEFLGIWERLMNPNFNCAEFDIIKSQAGLNRFRLSAKEWTEKTNAIGIISKAGRYGGTYAHKDIAFEFAMWISPEFKVYLIREFQRLKDEEQKQLGWTAKRELSKINYRIHTDAIKQNLIPEEVTAAQASIIYAEEADVLNVAMFGQTAKQWREAHPELKGNIRDYASINELICLANMENINAVLIDEGVPQGDRLVRLNQIAINQMRVLENDDNRNLLK; from the coding sequence ATGGCAAAGATAACAGTACAGAATACGCAGATAACGGTCATAAAGCAGAATGAAGATGACTATATCAGCCTGACAGACATGTTGAAGGCGAAAGATGGTGAATTCTTCTTCTCTAACTGGCTGCGCAACCGCAATACCATTGAGTTCCTTGGAATATGGGAGCGGTTGATGAATCCGAATTTTAATTGTGCCGAATTCGACATAATTAAATCTCAGGCCGGACTGAATCGTTTCCGTCTCAGTGCAAAAGAATGGACGGAGAAAACCAATGCCATAGGAATCATCTCGAAGGCTGGACGTTATGGCGGCACATACGCCCACAAAGACATTGCCTTTGAGTTTGCCATGTGGATAAGCCCAGAGTTCAAGGTATATCTGATACGTGAGTTCCAACGGCTGAAAGACGAGGAGCAGAAGCAACTTGGGTGGACGGCGAAGCGTGAACTGTCTAAAATCAACTACCGCATTCACACGGATGCCATCAAGCAGAACCTAATTCCTGAAGAGGTGACGGCAGCACAGGCCAGCATCATCTATGCTGAAGAGGCAGACGTACTCAATGTAGCCATGTTCGGACAGACGGCCAAGCAATGGCGTGAAGCCCATCCTGAACTGAAAGGGAACATCCGTGACTATGCTTCCATCAACGAACTTATTTGTCTGGCAAATATGGAGAACATCAATGCAGTTCTCATTGATGAGGGAGTGCCACAGGGCGACCGCCTTGTCCGCCTCAATCAGATAGCCATCAATCAGATGCGTGTGCTGGAGAATGATGATAATAGAAACCTCTTAAAATGA
- a CDS encoding LamG-like jellyroll fold domain-containing protein → MKHLSKCILTAIMLLVCNPAVHAQWDLEGVEVDKTKWRDYTPQWNPNPNLLIPGAGVDGNPSVKKNTSSRNRIKALQQGNELPDHWDNAKTPYFPPVFNQAGGSCGVSSRVGYMLTEELNAYRGTNASLPENKLACNFQYPFSYDNGTPKDYMAMFVGYPDAVTYGGFPYSNIYGYTDVMDYNGGWMQGYDKWYKSMFNRIWNTSSLPIGVIGYPENNPEGWGRGGYGKGALAAKRYLYNHNGDESYHTGGLLGLGVACGGPNLAVPKTTNNDALGVTGKRYWITGTSVDHAVTICGYDDRIEFDLDGNGIAGERCNSVGQDEKGAWIIVNSWGGWANNGFIYMPYPLAAPRCTKHTEWQYTYANDGVTKVDSVQKVYYTPTETNGFTPEIYNIRKDYAPTRTIKLKMTYNQRSAISLRAGISRNLNATEPEKTITFHHFNYQGNGWNGDDPMMPMLGQWADGKLHYEPMEFGYDLTDLTEGYDRSQPLKYFFIVQSNNTAVGTGGIHEASIVDYDVSTEGLETPFQITGDSVSIANKGGRTVISTIVYGEALLPPTSPKIESTTFTWQAPQGTIYTPSSYIVYKDGNIIGRVDGSTTHYNIGNTQGSYSVKAAYNINGNERTSMITAAIHTTMPLTQKYISHIGSPISSLNELTDGMYVILYNTGRNRYIVDNGSQQYKHANRSPQTMNPDDCKFVFKISKSGNNYRFTSSNGSIPAFTSNNTAINVSQTAANFTLSVADQAQKAFLIKNGSYYLNGVDSHPVTWHSGDANSRFHIIPVSYSTAGIESVGDYTSSTIGNLFDGQIVALYNNGRKYYMTDEGNQYRSTTTALTASTPNAEKYLFRLGRNADGTVSLTSQNGAVPVLPFNVPFAPSNEADNFTLTSAGSGLFYLQSSTAVPSAGGAMERQFLDGNGTLPVGWNTSSSANAKYRIYPVNMNTSAPNVSIATTTDVRAGVPAKIYLTGENDLVSCKWVIEGNTYNIMEPVVTFTSSGNKTIQCTAVNMKGKSTTLSRTINVQAAPALTADFQPSRTSTVGGTRITLKAANLLPNCTYSWNIPNADVEMPEARNTTVSFLKVGQNPVTLTVTAPDGRSVSVTKQITVSLAPPKPDFELSQSVILKGQSVTLQDKSLYNPTDWSWTIIAGNGSVYQSNEQNPVFTPEAGKYEVRQTVINSEGDATLVRKLALQVCNAPSYNGLMFSGGNNRVTTSLPNGISNEWTIDFWLKPTSFQSESFGISGSGNLKLVSDQFGTVSLKLGNNILAKSNTGYYIQDQWHHYAISYLNGKLYFNRDGSAVHETNCSQSDFSGLFNTLQIGGSDAPCFGMFDEFRVWSTALPAAKLKEYAVAPISDIPSAQDQHGLMLYYQFNQNSGNCTDATSNGNTGTRLGFGPDGDAWSESAGVFALNFKRGVFVPQGGQLNQTLYSVADKSDEELVAEHRPATNANDGVPGSLWHSTYKDYQASYPHSVTYDRSQTDEIYSIKLFVDRANDTRYVPTMISVYESDDALSWTALSKNTHLIFNDKLAGIQLNNPATKRFLKVEFPTGGTFLALNEIYFYGQDGQVIDNLPLPENTEGHTVTWRIYDETGTKLWKLYRQQNVPNGTLLNAVPDEIHINGCNYSPVSVVVNRDEVIDVQTTWNHFRFSTPNDTTYYKLQLNGKYAKWTAENGQIALVGNASQANDASAQWAFFGNPYSGVLVTNAAAGGKYLTGNVANNGKASVAEGGTRFNVFASNHSSGGFVLQVEKDVAYLNDFANGGILSTWRDNNAISGFGSSFKANEVAGTGNTVTWQIYDQTGTTLWHTYRERGVANGNVKSELPAALRLNYCEYDFTPTTVNGNTTIAVRASWNHFQISTPQDTTYYNIKLRGRYMKYDAETNKIVLEDELGNNASPASKWALFGNPYSGFLVTNAASHSLYIQGQTQNAAHASMNLTGTRFLSGPSGYSGGGFLLQVGDNTAYLNDFAGNGILATWADARATSGYGSAFQPTDPGDFSGQVQADLAYLLGSDAIKNCVGRLSQESFDAMSPRYEEGIQPSTNYSQYWSLLNDAKTAILKLEDGKYYLLRNAYTGKYIVTNETSGRLFTSNIGRDNAQQQPGGPAQFIMNENGTWQIRYLDMPLRSLANNNCSYTVNPDDNYGYQEAEVQIYPSSDITFAFFGGCQGAQQYGYLHSNNSANVIGWTREGSASQWRIEPVDAAYIAALQNYTPAFGIITDDVTGIDGVEQTENWKSVNIYDLQGRRVTKPQRGNIYIIDGQKVKF, encoded by the coding sequence ATGAAACATTTGTCAAAATGCATACTGACAGCAATAATGCTATTGGTATGCAATCCTGCTGTCCATGCGCAGTGGGACCTTGAAGGTGTGGAAGTGGATAAAACCAAGTGGAGGGACTATACACCACAATGGAATCCCAATCCCAACCTTCTGATTCCGGGTGCGGGTGTTGACGGAAATCCTTCTGTCAAAAAAAACACCTCATCACGTAACAGAATTAAAGCGTTGCAGCAAGGCAACGAACTACCTGACCATTGGGACAATGCCAAGACCCCTTATTTCCCTCCGGTATTCAATCAGGCAGGCGGTTCGTGCGGTGTTTCTTCACGCGTAGGCTACATGCTGACGGAAGAACTCAACGCCTACAGAGGGACTAACGCATCTCTCCCCGAAAACAAATTGGCTTGTAATTTCCAGTATCCGTTCTCCTATGACAACGGTACGCCAAAGGATTACATGGCAATGTTCGTGGGCTATCCTGATGCTGTAACCTATGGCGGTTTTCCATATAGCAACATCTATGGCTACACAGATGTAATGGACTACAATGGAGGATGGATGCAGGGATATGACAAGTGGTACAAATCCATGTTCAACAGGATATGGAACACAAGCAGCCTGCCCATAGGCGTAATTGGCTACCCGGAGAACAACCCCGAGGGTTGGGGACGCGGCGGTTACGGCAAAGGCGCCTTGGCTGCGAAACGATACCTTTACAACCACAATGGCGATGAATCATACCACACGGGTGGTCTGCTTGGTCTGGGTGTAGCCTGCGGCGGTCCCAACCTGGCAGTGCCTAAGACAACAAACAATGATGCCTTAGGCGTTACTGGCAAGAGATATTGGATAACCGGCACCAGTGTTGACCATGCCGTTACCATCTGCGGCTACGATGATCGCATTGAGTTCGACCTGGACGGCAACGGCATTGCCGGCGAGCGGTGCAATTCCGTGGGTCAGGATGAAAAAGGCGCTTGGATTATAGTAAATTCCTGGGGCGGCTGGGCGAACAACGGATTCATCTACATGCCCTATCCTCTTGCAGCGCCCAGGTGTACCAAGCACACCGAATGGCAATACACCTATGCAAACGACGGAGTAACCAAGGTGGACAGCGTACAGAAGGTATACTACACACCAACCGAGACAAATGGTTTCACGCCTGAAATCTACAACATCCGAAAGGACTATGCACCAACGCGTACCATCAAACTGAAGATGACATACAACCAGCGAAGTGCCATAAGTCTGAGAGCGGGAATTTCACGCAACCTGAATGCCACAGAACCGGAAAAGACCATCACTTTCCACCATTTCAACTATCAAGGTAACGGATGGAACGGCGATGACCCGATGATGCCTATGTTGGGACAATGGGCAGACGGCAAGTTACATTACGAACCAATGGAGTTCGGATATGACCTGACAGACCTGACGGAAGGCTACGACAGAAGCCAACCGCTTAAGTATTTCTTCATCGTTCAGAGCAACAACACTGCCGTTGGCACGGGTGGCATCCACGAGGCATCGATTGTCGACTACGATGTCAGCACAGAGGGGTTGGAAACGCCATTCCAAATTACGGGCGACAGCGTTTCCATTGCAAATAAGGGCGGACGCACCGTCATCAGCACAATTGTTTATGGAGAGGCATTGCTCCCACCAACAAGCCCCAAAATTGAGAGTACGACATTCACTTGGCAGGCGCCTCAAGGAACGATATACACTCCCTCATCCTATATTGTTTACAAGGATGGCAACATTATTGGAAGAGTTGACGGCAGCACGACACACTATAACATTGGAAACACACAAGGCAGTTACAGTGTAAAGGCAGCATACAACATCAACGGAAATGAACGCACTTCCATGATAACAGCCGCCATTCACACCACAATGCCTCTAACGCAAAAGTATATTAGCCACATAGGCAGCCCCATTTCCTCACTTAACGAGTTGACCGACGGAATGTATGTCATACTGTATAATACAGGCCGCAACCGCTATATCGTGGACAATGGTTCCCAACAATACAAACATGCAAACAGGTCGCCGCAGACCATGAATCCTGACGACTGCAAATTTGTTTTCAAGATTTCCAAATCGGGCAATAATTACCGTTTCACCTCTTCAAACGGCAGCATTCCCGCATTCACGAGCAACAACACTGCCATCAATGTCAGTCAGACAGCGGCAAACTTCACGCTTTCGGTTGCAGACCAAGCACAAAAGGCGTTCTTGATTAAGAATGGCAGTTATTACCTTAACGGCGTGGATAGCCATCCAGTAACATGGCATTCCGGCGACGCAAACTCCCGCTTCCACATCATCCCCGTCAGCTACAGCACGGCGGGCATTGAGAGTGTGGGTGACTATACTTCTTCCACCATCGGTAACCTGTTTGACGGACAGATTGTGGCACTCTACAACAATGGCCGTAAATACTACATGACAGACGAAGGCAACCAGTATCGCTCAACCACGACTGCACTTACGGCTTCAACACCTAATGCAGAAAAGTACCTGTTCCGCTTAGGGCGCAATGCAGATGGCACAGTTTCGCTGACCTCTCAAAACGGTGCCGTTCCGGTTCTGCCGTTTAACGTACCATTTGCTCCCAGTAATGAGGCAGACAACTTCACTCTGACATCTGCAGGAAGCGGTTTGTTCTATCTGCAGAGTTCGACTGCCGTACCTTCTGCAGGAGGTGCCATGGAGCGCCAATTCCTTGATGGTAACGGCACGTTGCCCGTAGGATGGAACACATCGAGCAGTGCAAATGCCAAATACCGCATCTATCCGGTTAACATGAATACGTCCGCTCCCAATGTGAGCATTGCAACGACTACCGATGTCCGTGCAGGAGTGCCTGCCAAGATCTATCTTACCGGTGAAAACGACCTGGTGTCGTGCAAATGGGTAATAGAAGGCAACACCTATAATATAATGGAACCTGTCGTTACGTTTACATCTTCCGGCAACAAAACCATACAATGCACGGCTGTAAACATGAAAGGAAAGTCCACAACACTGAGCCGTACTATCAACGTGCAAGCGGCTCCTGCCCTTACGGCTGACTTCCAGCCAAGCCGCACCTCCACAGTGGGTGGAACCCGCATCACTCTGAAGGCTGCCAACCTGTTGCCCAACTGTACATACAGTTGGAACATTCCCAACGCAGATGTGGAAATGCCAGAAGCGCGAAACACAACCGTTTCATTCCTTAAGGTGGGACAAAATCCCGTAACTTTGACGGTAACTGCACCTGACGGCAGAAGCGTAAGTGTCACGAAACAAATCACAGTGTCACTTGCTCCTCCAAAACCTGACTTTGAGCTGTCTCAAAGCGTCATTCTCAAAGGACAAAGCGTAACACTTCAAGACAAGTCTCTCTACAATCCAACCGACTGGTCATGGACCATAATTGCCGGAAACGGAAGTGTCTACCAGTCCAACGAGCAAAACCCTGTCTTCACACCTGAAGCAGGTAAATACGAAGTGCGCCAGACAGTTATCAACTCTGAAGGCGACGCAACATTGGTGCGTAAGTTGGCACTGCAGGTATGCAACGCTCCTTCATATAACGGACTGATGTTCTCCGGCGGCAACAACCGCGTTACCACATCCCTGCCCAACGGTATCTCAAACGAATGGACCATTGACTTCTGGCTGAAGCCTACATCGTTCCAGTCTGAGAGTTTCGGCATTTCAGGATCGGGAAATCTCAAACTTGTATCAGACCAGTTTGGAACCGTTTCACTCAAATTAGGCAATAATATTTTGGCAAAGTCCAACACAGGATATTACATACAAGATCAATGGCACCACTATGCTATCAGTTACCTGAACGGCAAGCTTTACTTTAACCGCGATGGTTCCGCCGTGCATGAAACCAACTGCTCTCAATCCGATTTCAGCGGTTTATTCAACACGCTGCAGATAGGAGGAAGCGATGCTCCTTGCTTCGGCATGTTTGATGAGTTCCGTGTTTGGAGTACGGCTCTGCCTGCTGCCAAGCTGAAAGAATATGCCGTTGCACCCATCTCAGACATTCCTTCAGCACAGGATCAGCACGGGCTGATGCTCTACTATCAGTTCAACCAAAACAGCGGCAACTGTACCGATGCCACATCCAATGGCAACACAGGAACGCGTCTTGGCTTCGGTCCTGACGGTGATGCCTGGAGCGAGTCAGCGGGTGTATTCGCCTTGAATTTTAAGCGTGGCGTCTTTGTTCCTCAAGGAGGACAGCTTAACCAGACACTCTACAGCGTTGCAGACAAGAGCGACGAGGAACTGGTTGCAGAACACAGACCTGCCACTAATGCCAATGACGGTGTACCAGGCTCACTTTGGCACAGCACCTACAAGGACTATCAGGCATCCTATCCGCACAGTGTTACTTACGACCGCTCACAAACTGACGAGATTTATTCCATCAAACTATTTGTGGATCGTGCAAACGACACCCGTTACGTACCTACCATGATTAGCGTTTATGAAAGTGACGACGCTCTCTCATGGACGGCTTTGTCAAAGAACACCCACCTGATTTTCAATGACAAGTTGGCAGGTATACAACTCAATAATCCAGCCACGAAGCGTTTCCTCAAGGTTGAATTCCCAACCGGCGGTACGTTCCTGGCATTGAACGAGATATATTTCTACGGACAGGACGGTCAGGTAATCGACAACCTCCCACTACCTGAGAATACGGAGGGACACACCGTGACATGGCGCATATACGACGAGACAGGAACAAAACTGTGGAAACTCTATCGGCAGCAAAACGTGCCAAACGGCACACTGCTCAATGCAGTACCAGATGAAATACACATCAACGGCTGCAACTACAGCCCTGTTTCAGTTGTTGTGAACAGAGACGAGGTCATTGATGTGCAAACCACTTGGAACCATTTCAGATTCAGCACTCCCAATGACACGACTTACTACAAGTTGCAACTCAACGGCAAGTATGCGAAATGGACTGCAGAAAACGGACAAATCGCACTCGTCGGGAACGCTTCGCAGGCAAACGACGCCTCGGCTCAATGGGCATTCTTCGGTAATCCTTATTCCGGTGTCCTTGTAACGAATGCTGCGGCTGGCGGCAAGTACCTAACCGGTAATGTTGCAAACAACGGCAAGGCATCTGTTGCCGAAGGCGGTACACGTTTCAATGTCTTCGCTTCAAATCATTCAAGCGGCGGATTCGTCCTCCAGGTTGAGAAGGACGTGGCTTACCTGAACGATTTTGCCAATGGCGGCATCCTTTCCACATGGAGAGACAATAATGCCATTTCCGGTTTCGGCTCTTCGTTTAAGGCTAACGAAGTGGCAGGCACAGGAAACACCGTGACCTGGCAGATATATGACCAGACTGGTACAACCTTATGGCACACTTACCGTGAGCGTGGTGTTGCCAACGGCAACGTGAAATCAGAATTGCCAGCTGCGTTGCGTCTCAACTACTGCGAATACGATTTCACACCGACAACCGTAAACGGCAACACGACGATTGCAGTTCGGGCATCGTGGAATCATTTCCAAATCAGCACGCCGCAAGACACGACCTACTACAACATCAAGCTAAGAGGTCGCTACATGAAGTATGATGCTGAAACGAACAAGATTGTTCTAGAGGATGAACTTGGCAATAATGCATCACCTGCTTCAAAGTGGGCACTCTTCGGTAACCCCTACTCCGGATTCCTTGTTACGAATGCTGCTTCGCACAGTCTCTACATACAGGGACAGACACAGAATGCCGCTCATGCTTCCATGAACCTCACAGGAACACGTTTCCTTTCAGGTCCTTCCGGATATAGCGGAGGTGGATTCTTGCTGCAAGTGGGCGACAACACGGCTTATCTGAATGACTTCGCCGGAAACGGCATACTGGCCACTTGGGCTGACGCGCGTGCAACGTCTGGTTATGGTTCGGCATTCCAGCCCACAGACCCGGGAGACTTCTCAGGACAAGTGCAGGCAGACCTTGCATACCTTCTTGGATCTGACGCTATAAAGAATTGTGTAGGAAGACTTTCGCAAGAATCGTTCGACGCTATGTCGCCGAGGTATGAAGAAGGCATCCAACCCTCCACAAACTACAGCCAATACTGGTCATTGCTCAACGATGCAAAAACCGCTATCCTGAAACTTGAAGACGGTAAGTACTACCTGCTCAGGAACGCTTACACGGGCAAATACATCGTGACAAATGAAACCAGCGGACGTCTGTTTACATCCAACATTGGCCGCGACAACGCTCAACAGCAGCCAGGCGGACCTGCACAGTTCATCATGAATGAAAACGGCACATGGCAGATACGATATCTGGATATGCCGCTGCGCTCACTCGCGAACAACAACTGCAGTTACACTGTAAATCCTGATGACAATTATGGATATCAGGAAGCAGAAGTGCAGATTTATCCATCCAGCGACATCACGTTTGCATTCTTCGGCGGTTGTCAGGGCGCACAGCAATATGGCTACCTGCACAGCAACAATTCTGCGAACGTCATTGGCTGGACCAGAGAAGGTTCGGCATCTCAGTGGCGCATAGAACCCGTGGATGCTGCATACATAGCAGCGCTTCAGAATTATACACCGGCATTTGGCATCATAACCGACGATGTAACAGGCATTGACGGTGTAGAGCAAACAGAAAACTGGAAATCTGTCAATATCTACGACCTCCAAGGCCGTCGTGTTACCAAGCCACAACGCGGAAACATCTACATCATAGATGGGCAGAAAGTAAAGTTCTAA
- a CDS encoding DNA alkylation repair protein has translation MTKTTEEQIIQIHREFHSMMNGPVSQSMREKGLKYKVIFGVELPRLMAFAATLPHTRELAQALWKENIRESRIIAPMLMPTEEFCPEMADIWLEQANYAEEVQCCVMYLFQRLPYAPQKAFEWMADERSMFQMCGFQLIARLFANGTEASPRGEDEFLDQAATALNSNDFHVRKAAHTAILKFMDLNLRCERRGDSLLTDAGL, from the coding sequence ATGACTAAGACGACAGAAGAACAGATAATACAGATCCACCGCGAGTTCCACAGCATGATGAACGGTCCCGTGAGCCAGTCGATGCGCGAAAAGGGACTGAAATACAAGGTAATTTTCGGTGTGGAACTACCGCGGTTGATGGCATTTGCCGCTACCCTGCCCCACACGCGCGAATTGGCACAGGCGCTATGGAAGGAAAACATCCGCGAGAGCCGCATCATAGCCCCCATGCTCATGCCAACCGAAGAATTCTGCCCCGAAATGGCAGATATCTGGCTCGAACAGGCGAACTATGCCGAGGAGGTGCAGTGCTGCGTGATGTACCTCTTCCAACGTCTGCCCTACGCCCCGCAAAAGGCATTCGAATGGATGGCAGACGAACGCTCCATGTTCCAGATGTGCGGATTCCAACTCATCGCCCGGCTCTTCGCCAACGGCACGGAGGCATCGCCACGCGGAGAGGACGAATTTCTCGACCAGGCAGCAACAGCCCTCAACAGCAACGATTTCCATGTGCGCAAGGCAGCACACACCGCCATACTGAAATTCATGGACCTCAACCTGCGATGCGAACGACGCGGAGACAGCCTGCTCACTGACGCAGGGCTGTGA
- a CDS encoding sulfatase, whose translation MTNRHILPLLTLSALPVSLCAQSRPNIVLFLVDDMGWQETSVPFWIERTPLNDRYRTPNMERLAQMGVKFTNAYACAVSSPSRCSLMSGMNAARHRVTNWTLSYDKQTDSKSKVINVPDWNYNGIQPANADAHDSKNATRITPLPQVLHDNGYYTIHCGKAHFAAEGTAGEDPLRMGFDVNIAGAANGAPASYLAENEYGSGPFHVKGLEKYYGTGVFLTEALTREALAAMQKPIAEKQPFFLYMSHYAIHVPYDADPRFTGNYRQADGQGVFDNQLQAHLSEPEINHAALVEGMDKSLGDILDFLQTQPEVAQNTIILFTSDNGGQAIWPRQGRRNIDQNWPAHAGKGSAYEGGIHEPMIAYVPGQTEGGTVNDNRIIIEDFYPTILDMAGIKQTQVIQHIDGVSFADLLKKPRKHRARTLIWHYPNIWTDGVKIEDGYGAYSAIMHGDYHLIYFWETQEYHLFNIRTDIGEQHNLAASHPRLARKLAKRLTRLLKSSNAQRPTLKATGQPVPWPDEAYSTFLNSLS comes from the coding sequence ATGACCAACCGCCACATCCTCCCCCTGCTCACCCTCTCTGCCCTCCCCGTATCGCTCTGCGCACAGAGCCGCCCGAACATCGTGCTTTTCCTTGTGGACGATATGGGGTGGCAGGAGACATCTGTGCCATTCTGGATCGAGCGCACACCGCTCAACGACCGTTATCGCACACCAAACATGGAACGCCTCGCGCAGATGGGGGTAAAATTCACTAATGCCTACGCCTGTGCCGTGTCGTCGCCTTCGCGTTGCTCACTAATGTCTGGCATGAACGCCGCACGCCACCGCGTAACGAACTGGACACTCAGTTACGACAAACAGACTGACTCGAAGAGCAAGGTAATAAACGTTCCGGACTGGAACTACAACGGCATACAGCCTGCTAATGCCGACGCACACGACAGCAAGAACGCCACACGCATCACACCGCTGCCGCAAGTACTCCACGACAATGGCTACTACACCATCCACTGCGGCAAGGCACATTTCGCTGCAGAAGGCACGGCTGGCGAAGATCCATTGCGCATGGGGTTCGATGTGAACATAGCAGGAGCGGCAAACGGGGCACCAGCGAGTTATCTTGCTGAGAACGAATACGGCAGCGGACCGTTCCATGTGAAAGGCCTGGAAAAATACTACGGCACAGGCGTTTTCCTAACCGAGGCACTTACTCGCGAGGCTCTCGCTGCCATGCAGAAACCCATTGCCGAAAAGCAGCCGTTCTTCCTCTACATGTCGCACTATGCCATCCACGTGCCTTACGACGCCGACCCGCGCTTTACAGGCAACTACCGGCAGGCAGATGGGCAGGGTGTGTTCGACAATCAACTGCAAGCCCATCTCAGCGAGCCGGAAATAAACCATGCAGCGCTCGTGGAAGGCATGGACAAGAGCCTGGGCGACATCCTCGACTTCCTTCAGACGCAACCGGAAGTGGCGCAAAACACCATCATCCTCTTTACGAGCGACAACGGCGGACAAGCCATCTGGCCGCGTCAGGGTCGCCGGAACATCGACCAGAACTGGCCCGCACATGCCGGAAAAGGGAGCGCATACGAGGGAGGCATACACGAACCGATGATAGCCTACGTGCCGGGGCAGACCGAGGGCGGCACAGTTAACGACAACCGCATCATCATAGAAGATTTCTACCCCACCATCCTCGACATGGCAGGCATCAAGCAGACACAGGTCATACAGCACATCGACGGTGTGAGTTTTGCAGACCTGCTGAAAAAGCCCAGGAAGCACCGCGCACGCACTCTGATTTGGCACTATCCCAACATCTGGACCGACGGTGTAAAAATTGAGGACGGATACGGCGCCTACTCTGCCATTATGCACGGCGACTACCACCTCATCTACTTCTGGGAAACACAGGAGTACCACCTCTTCAACATCCGCACCGACATCGGCGAACAGCACAACCTCGCTGCATCGCACCCTCGCCTTGCCCGAAAACTCGCCAAGCGCCTCACTCGCCTCCTCAAATCTTCCAATGCCCAACGCCCCACACTCAAAGCCACTGGGCAACCCGTACCGTGGCCTGACGAGGCATACAGCACCTTTCTCAACTCATTATCATAA